Proteins from a single region of Primulina tabacum isolate GXHZ01 chromosome 5, ASM2559414v2, whole genome shotgun sequence:
- the LOC142547119 gene encoding putative serine/threonine-protein kinase PIX13: protein MGICLSRSGSRSATVNSYVNQSQPSTTSSQWSSVATTTMSTSSKSANLSGNSSIFSGSDHEMSSPASAAGQMLPHPNLRVFSFSELKTATRNFRSDTLLGEGGFGKVYKGWLLGTNGARTAIAVKKLNSGSSQGYQEWQSEINFLGRLSHPNLVMLLGYCWEGVELLLVYEFMAKGSLENHLFGRGSAVQPLPWDVRLKILIGAARGLAFLHASDRKVIYRDFKASNILLHESYHAKLSDFGLAKMGPTESKSHVTTQVMGTNGYAAPEYVATGHLYVKSDVYGFGVVLVEMLTGLRALDTSRPNGQQNLVDWIKPHLTDRRKLKNVMDSRMEGKYPSRSALQMAQLSLDCLENEQKNRPSMQEIVETLERIDGAPETLPRDQLRVKSTHQPINGRGRGGQQPLQHRYPLHPRQDVNPTYPLPQRM, encoded by the exons ATGGGAATTTGCTTGAGTCGTAGTGGCAGTAGATCGGCTACTGTTAATAGCTACGTTAACCAGAGCCAGCCCTCCACCACCAGCAGCCAATGGAGTTCAG TGGCGACTACAACGATGTCTACGTCGAGCAAGAGCGCTAATCTTTCTGGGAATAGCAGCATATTCTCCGGAAGCGATCATGAGATGAGCTCCCCTGCTTCCGCCGCCGGCCAGATGTTACCCCATCCCAACTTGAGGGTCTTCTCTTTTTCAGAGCTCAAGACCGCCACCAGAAATTTCAGAAGTGATACACTGCTGGGAGAAGGTGGATTCGGCAAAGTGTACAAGGGATGGCTCCTAGGAACAAATGGGGCAAGAACAGCTATTGCTGTAAAGAAGTTGAATTCGGGAAGCAGCCAAGGATATCAAGAATGGCAG TCAGAGATAAATTTCCTGGGAAGACTTTCTCATCCCAATCTGGTGATGCTGTTGGGCTACTGTTGGGAGGGCGTAGAACTACTACTGGTCTATGAATTCATGGCAAAAGGGAGCTTAGAGAACCATCTGTTTGGAA GGGGTTCTGCTGTTCAGCCACTTCCGTGGGACGTTAGGCTTAAGATATTGATCGGAGCAGCTCGTGGTCTTGCATTCTTGCATGCTTCGGATAGAAAAGTTATCTACAGAGACTTCAAGGCGTCCAACATATTGCTTCATGAG TCATACCACGCCAAGTTATCGGATTTCGGTCTCGCCAAAATGGGTCCGACGGAAAGTAAATCCCATGTAACTACGCAGGTAATGGGAACCAACGGTTACGCTGCCCCTGAATATGTCGCCACAG GGCACTTGTACGTCAAGAGTGATGTATACGGTTTCGGTGTCGTCTTAGTAGAGATGCTGACAGGGTTACGGGCGCTCGACACAAGTCGTCCAAACGGGCAACAAAATCTGGTTGATTGGATCAAGCCGCATCTAACTGACAGGAGGAAGTTGAAGAACGTTATGGATTCTCGGATGGAAGGAAAATATCCCTCAAGATCAGCATTACAAATGGCTCAGCTTTCACTAGATTGTCTCGAGAATGAACAAAAGAACAGACCATCAATGCAAGAGATTGTGGAGACCTTGGAAAGAATCGACGGCGCTCCCGAGACATTACCTAGAGATCAGCTCAGGGTAAAATCGACTCATCAGCCAATCAATGGACGTGGCCGTGGCGGCCAGCAGCCTCTTCAGCACCGTTACCCGCTTCATCCGAGGCAAGATGTAAATCCAACATATCCGCTGCCACAACGTATGTAG